The proteins below come from a single Serratia fonticola genomic window:
- the proX gene encoding glycine betaine/L-proline ABC transporter substrate-binding protein ProX: MRTTGIWAIALTTLLGSQVASAADLPGKGISVQPIQSTISEETFQTLLVSKALEKLGYDVKEPREVDYNVAYTSIAAGDATFLAVNWDQLHADQYQAAGGDKKFYREGAYVSGAAQGYLIDKKTADQYHITNVEQLKDPKIAKLFDTNGDGKADLTGCTPGWGCETVINHHIEAYGLGKTVEHNQGNYAAMISDTITRFKEGKPVLYYTWTPYWVSDVMVPGRDVVWLQVPFSSLPGEMKDVDTKLPNGANYGFPVNTMHIAANKQWAQANPAAAKLFAIMKLPIADVNAQNLRMHAGQASEADIQNHVNGWIKAHQATFDGWVKTAAEAAKS, encoded by the coding sequence ATGCGCACTACAGGGATCTGGGCGATTGCCCTTACCACACTGCTTGGTTCACAGGTTGCTTCCGCTGCTGATTTGCCAGGAAAAGGTATTTCGGTACAACCGATACAGAGCACCATCTCCGAGGAGACCTTCCAAACGCTGCTGGTCAGCAAGGCATTGGAAAAACTCGGTTATGACGTCAAAGAGCCGCGTGAGGTGGACTACAACGTGGCCTACACTTCCATCGCCGCAGGGGATGCCACTTTTCTGGCAGTGAACTGGGATCAGTTGCACGCCGATCAGTATCAGGCCGCCGGGGGCGATAAAAAATTCTATCGTGAAGGGGCTTACGTCAGCGGCGCTGCTCAGGGCTACCTGATCGACAAAAAAACCGCCGACCAGTATCACATCACCAACGTTGAACAGCTAAAAGATCCGAAAATTGCCAAGCTGTTTGATACCAACGGTGACGGCAAGGCCGACTTGACCGGCTGTACCCCGGGCTGGGGCTGTGAAACGGTGATTAATCACCATATCGAAGCCTATGGCTTGGGCAAAACCGTGGAGCACAATCAGGGCAACTACGCCGCCATGATCTCCGATACCATCACCCGCTTCAAAGAAGGCAAACCGGTGCTGTATTACACCTGGACGCCGTACTGGGTCAGCGATGTGATGGTGCCTGGGCGTGACGTTGTCTGGCTGCAGGTGCCGTTCTCTTCCCTGCCGGGCGAGATGAAAGATGTCGATACCAAGCTGCCGAACGGGGCCAACTATGGCTTCCCGGTCAACACCATGCATATTGCCGCCAATAAGCAGTGGGCGCAGGCCAACCCTGCCGCCGCCAAGCTGTTTGCCATAATGAAACTGCCGATTGCCGACGTCAACGCGCAGAACCTGCGGATGCATGCAGGCCAGGCTTCCGAAGCCGACATCCAAAACCATGTCAACGGCTGGATCAAGGCTCACCAGGCCACGTTTGACGGTTGGGTGAAAACCGCCGCCGAAGCCGCCAAATCATAA
- a CDS encoding LysR family transcriptional regulator: MNLKQIRYALAVAEEQSFTRAAQRCHTVQSALSHQVAKLEEELGCTLFERTSRRVELTTAGRAFIQPAQRLLAAKQTLVEEVVAAAGTVSGTLTIGTISTINAIDLTEKLGEFHRHHPAVNIRLYVGISEVLLEDIRQQKTDVAFVGIWPGDKDMLPESHRQLTDEPLVALVAAEHALAGHQRINLQTLSEVPLVDFYSGTGARRQTDRAFQAAGIKRHVSFEIDHIEWLENLVRRGLAAGIVPISTAQRLSSLVAIPIVDGPRRQVYCVWNPPLSKTAERFLQFTEMMLPE, encoded by the coding sequence ATGAATCTGAAACAGATCCGTTATGCCCTGGCGGTGGCCGAGGAGCAGAGCTTTACCCGTGCTGCCCAGCGCTGCCATACGGTGCAGTCAGCCCTGAGTCATCAGGTCGCCAAACTGGAAGAAGAACTCGGTTGTACGCTGTTTGAGCGAACTTCGCGTCGCGTTGAGCTGACCACCGCTGGCCGGGCTTTCATTCAACCGGCGCAGCGGTTGTTGGCCGCCAAGCAGACGTTGGTGGAGGAAGTGGTGGCGGCCGCTGGTACGGTATCCGGTACGTTAACGATTGGCACCATTTCAACCATCAACGCGATTGACCTCACCGAAAAGCTGGGGGAATTCCACCGTCATCATCCGGCGGTGAATATCCGGCTGTACGTTGGCATTAGTGAGGTGTTGCTGGAGGATATTCGCCAGCAGAAGACCGATGTGGCATTTGTTGGCATCTGGCCGGGCGATAAAGACATGCTGCCAGAGTCGCATCGCCAGTTGACCGATGAGCCGCTGGTTGCGTTGGTGGCCGCAGAACATGCGCTGGCGGGGCATCAACGCATCAATCTGCAAACGCTGTCAGAAGTGCCGCTGGTGGATTTCTATAGCGGAACCGGAGCGCGGCGGCAGACCGACCGAGCCTTTCAGGCGGCAGGGATCAAACGCCATGTGAGCTTTGAGATCGACCATATCGAATGGTTGGAGAATCTGGTACGGCGAGGCCTGGCTGCGGGGATCGTGCCGATTTCCACGGCCCAGCGTTTGAGTTCGCTGGTGGCTATTCCGATCGTCGATGGTCCACGTCGTCAGGTGTATTGCGTGTGGAACCCACCTCTGTCGAAGACGGCAGAACGATTTTTACAGTTTACCGAGATGATGTTGCCGGAATGA
- a CDS encoding MFS transporter, whose protein sequence is MNQPTEHPGLSPALTLLIAMATGLAVASNYYAQPLLETIAQNFNLSVNQAGFIVTAAQLGYAVGLLFLVPLGDMFERRGLIVFMTLLAAGGMLITASSSTLSMMILGTALTGLFSVVAQLLVPLAATLAHPAKRGKTVGVIMSGLLLGILLARTVAGALAALGGWRTIYWVASVLMILMALLLWRALPRYKLHSGLNYPQLLKSIFSLFCFTPLLRTRAIIGALSFANFSVLWTSMAFLLASPPFNYSEGVIGLFGLVGAAGALAASRAGHLADKGKAGLTTSVGLVLLLLSWIPIALAPYSLWALIIGILVLDLAVQGVHVTNQSVIYRIMPEARNRLTAGYMTSYFIGGAVGSVLSAAAYQHAGWNGVAAIGGVLCVLNLLTWWRGKRYDPQGPASI, encoded by the coding sequence ATGAACCAACCAACCGAACACCCGGGCCTTAGCCCTGCACTGACGCTGTTAATCGCGATGGCCACCGGCCTGGCGGTTGCCAGCAACTACTACGCCCAGCCGCTGCTGGAAACCATCGCACAAAACTTTAATCTATCGGTTAACCAGGCCGGATTTATCGTCACCGCGGCCCAGCTAGGCTATGCGGTTGGCCTGCTATTTCTGGTGCCGTTGGGCGATATGTTTGAACGCCGTGGGCTGATCGTCTTTATGACGCTGTTAGCCGCCGGAGGCATGCTGATCACCGCCTCTTCCAGCACCTTATCGATGATGATCCTCGGTACGGCTCTCACCGGCTTGTTCTCCGTCGTGGCCCAGCTTTTAGTACCACTCGCCGCCACCTTGGCACACCCGGCAAAACGCGGTAAAACCGTCGGCGTGATCATGAGCGGCCTGCTGCTCGGCATTCTGCTGGCACGTACCGTCGCCGGTGCTTTGGCGGCCCTCGGCGGCTGGCGTACCATCTACTGGGTGGCCAGCGTGTTAATGATCCTGATGGCCCTTCTGCTGTGGCGTGCCTTGCCGCGCTATAAGCTGCATTCTGGCCTGAATTACCCGCAGTTGCTGAAGTCCATCTTTTCCCTGTTCTGCTTCACCCCGTTGCTGCGTACCCGCGCGATCATCGGCGCTTTGTCGTTCGCCAACTTCAGCGTGCTGTGGACCTCAATGGCTTTCCTGCTGGCTTCCCCACCTTTCAACTATTCCGAGGGCGTGATTGGGTTATTTGGCCTGGTGGGTGCTGCTGGCGCCTTGGCTGCCTCACGCGCCGGTCATCTGGCCGATAAGGGCAAAGCAGGGCTAACCACCAGCGTCGGGCTGGTACTGCTGTTGCTGTCCTGGATCCCGATTGCGTTGGCACCGTACTCTCTCTGGGCGCTGATTATCGGCATTCTGGTGCTGGATCTGGCAGTGCAGGGGGTGCATGTCACCAACCAAAGCGTGATTTACCGCATCATGCCGGAGGCGCGTAATCGCCTGACCGCCGGTTACATGACCAGCTATTTTATCGGGGGGGCCGTGGGTTCAGTGCTTTCCGCCGCCGCTTATCAACATGCTGGTTGGAACGGCGTAGCGGCGATTGGTGGCGTATTGTGCGTGCTGAATCTGCTGACCTGGTGGCGTGGCAAGCGCTATGACCCGCAGGGTCCGGCCTCGATCTAG
- the mprA gene encoding transcriptional repressor MprA, with amino-acid sequence MESSFTPIEQMLNFRAKRQKDFPYQEILLTRLCMHMQGKLLENRNKMLKAQGINETLFMALITLDAQENHSIQPSELSSALGSSRTNATRIADELEKRGWIERRESDHDRRCLHLHMTQAGEAFLEQLLPPQHKCLHFLWSTLNDEEQQQLEMLTRKLLTRLDQMEVSEQLSQ; translated from the coding sequence ATGGAAAGCTCGTTTACCCCCATAGAGCAAATGCTGAATTTCCGCGCCAAACGTCAGAAAGACTTCCCATATCAGGAAATCCTGCTGACCCGCCTATGCATGCATATGCAAGGCAAGCTGTTGGAAAATCGCAATAAAATGCTGAAAGCACAGGGAATCAACGAAACCTTGTTTATGGCTCTCATTACGCTGGATGCGCAGGAAAACCACAGTATTCAGCCTTCTGAGCTAAGCTCGGCCCTAGGTTCGTCACGCACCAATGCCACCCGCATTGCCGATGAACTAGAGAAACGCGGGTGGATTGAGCGCCGGGAAAGCGATCACGATCGCCGCTGCCTGCATCTGCATATGACCCAGGCTGGGGAAGCGTTTCTCGAACAATTGCTGCCACCGCAGCATAAATGTCTGCACTTTCTGTGGTCTACGCTGAACGACGAGGAGCAGCAGCAGCTTGAAATGCTGACGCGCAAATTGTTGACCCGTTTGGATCAGATGGAAGTTTCAGAACAGTTATCCCAATAA
- a CDS encoding efflux transporter outer membrane subunit, whose product MRSPLNWRFTPLFAVLLLAGCASTDNIAPQSKMMDPQQLQLAQPKVSSLAISPQWWRTLNDPQLDSLMTQTLQNSPSLQQAGARVREAQSVAGEASAANGPNLDLNASINRQRLAQNTNLGFGYLPNPVYESTNSLGLNLAYEFDWWGKYRNQVNAAKAQIDAARAEQAQAALTLTSSVASAYYQLQANYALENVLQQEVDNNQRLADLRQKQYKAGIYGVEIPQQTQAQADSAKQQIIQLQSQIEQLKHQLAALAGLGPNAMQSLHPVAMPSEEQLAPKGELTADLLGKRPDIVAQRQLVESYNQRVSAARKEFYPSLSISAFAGLTTTNVGGTSPNLFEAASQAWGVVPAISLPIFHAGALRSKLGEESALYDQAVGSYNQTLVNALQETADAITIQQSSSKQLLQATSASQSMQDVYRVANAKYQAGIIGRDELLTSQTQLLQQQQAQLNASSNLMQAKIALVRALGGGYQAPAAAEPKA is encoded by the coding sequence ATGCGATCCCCGTTAAACTGGAGATTCACCCCGCTGTTCGCCGTTCTGTTGCTGGCGGGGTGCGCATCTACCGATAATATTGCCCCGCAATCCAAGATGATGGATCCGCAACAGCTGCAGCTTGCCCAGCCGAAAGTCAGCTCGCTTGCCATCAGCCCGCAATGGTGGCGCACGCTTAACGATCCCCAGCTTGATAGCCTGATGACCCAGACGCTGCAAAACTCGCCTTCGCTGCAACAGGCGGGCGCTCGCGTGCGTGAAGCCCAAAGCGTGGCGGGGGAAGCCAGTGCTGCCAACGGCCCTAATCTGGATCTGAATGCCAGCATCAACCGTCAGCGTCTGGCGCAAAACACCAACCTGGGCTTTGGCTATCTGCCCAACCCGGTGTATGAATCCACCAACTCGCTGGGTTTGAATCTGGCTTATGAGTTTGACTGGTGGGGCAAATATCGCAATCAGGTCAATGCGGCAAAAGCGCAGATCGATGCCGCTCGTGCCGAGCAGGCACAGGCCGCTCTGACGCTAACCAGTTCGGTTGCCTCTGCTTATTACCAGTTACAGGCGAATTACGCGCTTGAGAATGTGCTGCAACAAGAGGTGGATAACAATCAACGCCTGGCCGACCTGCGCCAAAAGCAATATAAAGCCGGGATCTACGGCGTGGAAATCCCGCAACAGACCCAGGCACAAGCCGACAGTGCCAAGCAGCAGATCATCCAGCTACAGTCACAGATTGAACAACTGAAACACCAGTTGGCCGCCCTGGCCGGTCTTGGCCCGAATGCGATGCAGTCTCTGCATCCGGTGGCCATGCCAAGCGAAGAACAGTTAGCCCCCAAAGGCGAACTCACCGCGGATTTGCTGGGCAAACGCCCGGATATCGTGGCACAGCGCCAACTGGTGGAGTCCTATAACCAACGGGTCAGTGCGGCACGCAAAGAGTTCTACCCTAGCCTGTCGATCTCGGCCTTTGCTGGCTTGACCACTACCAACGTCGGCGGTACCAGCCCGAATCTGTTTGAAGCCGCCAGCCAGGCGTGGGGCGTGGTTCCAGCCATTTCCCTGCCTATCTTCCATGCCGGTGCGCTACGCAGCAAGCTGGGTGAAGAGTCCGCACTCTACGATCAGGCGGTGGGTTCCTATAACCAAACGCTCGTCAATGCGTTACAGGAAACGGCCGACGCCATCACCATTCAACAGAGCAGTAGCAAGCAGTTGCTGCAGGCAACCTCTGCCTCCCAATCCATGCAGGATGTGTACCGGGTCGCCAACGCCAAATACCAGGCAGGGATTATTGGGCGTGATGAACTGTTGACCAGCCAGACGCAGCTATTACAGCAGCAACAGGCACAACTGAATGCCAGCAGCAACTTGATGCAGGCGAAGATAGCATTGGTACGCGCGTTGGGGGGTGGCTACCAGGCCCCGGCGGCAGCGGAACCAAAAGCATAA